CCCGGGAAAAGGCAAGTCCTCAAGACCTCTTGAACAATTCCGTCCTGTCGCCGCCTACGTGCTGCTCGGCGGCCCGGGTTCCGGCAAGACGACTGCGTTTAGGACCGAAAGCGAGGGACTCGGAGATAACGCCTTTTACGTAAGTGCGCGGGATTTCCTCTGTCTTGATCCCAAGAACCATCCCGAGTGGTCGGGAAAGACTCTTTTCATTGACGGGGTTGATGAAATTCGTGCCGGCGCTCGCGACATGCGCTACCCCTTAGACGAGATCCGCCGTCGCCTCGATCATCTCGGGCGCCCGCGTTTTCGTATTTCCTGCAGGGACGCAGACTGGATCTGGAAAAATGCGTGGAAACTTTTGGACAGTGTATCGGCGTACTCCAAGGTGACCTTCCTGCGCATTGACCCCCTGACGGATTCCGATGTCATCAGCATTCTGCGCGACCGTTTTACCGTCGCGAAAGCCCGGCAATTCATCGCCTCGGCAAAGGAACGTGGAATTGAGGCGCTGCTCGGGAATCCCCAGTGTCTTAACTTGCTGGTCGCGGTGGTCGCGGAGGACGGCATCTGGCTCGGCAACCGTTTTGAAACTTTCGAGAAGGCCTGCTCTCAGATGGTTCGCGAGCGCAACGAGGAATGCGGGATAGCGACGCGAGGTTATTCCGCTTCCCGGATTCTTGACGCCGCCGGATGCCTTTGCGCCGTTTCGCTGATTTGCGGAACGGCCGGGTTGGCGTGGGACAGCGATTTCGAGGATGAAGACTACCCCGGTCTTGACCGGTATGTCTGTTACGATCGGGGGAAGCTTGAGGCGGCGCTCTCGACGAAACTGTTTGAACCCGGCCCTGGTAATCGCCGTTTCGTTCCCGTTCACCGGCACATAGAGGAATTTCTTGCCGCCCGTTACCTGTCCCGACTGGTTGATCGGGGGGTTCCCTTCCGGCGGATACTGGCTTTAATTGCCGGAGAGCAGGAAATCGCGGATCGCGGGATGGGAGGCTTCTGCGCGTGGCTTGCAGCCCATCGCGAAGACTTTCGCTCGGAGCTGATCAGGTGCAACCCCGTCGGGATCTTTCTCTGCGGAGATACAAATGCGTTCTCGGGCGATGATAACATGGCGCTTCTGGAATCCCTGTGCCGCAAGAGAAGACACCCTAAGGATCTTTTTTCCTGGACGCTTGCGGGGTCAGGGTACAGGGCGCTTGTCGCGCCCCGGATGGAAGCCGTTTTCAGGGAAGTCCTCAATTCTCCCCGTCGCGACGAAAAACATCAGAAATTAACCGAATTCCTGCTGGATATCTTGAGGTGGTACGAACTGGTGCCGGATTTTTCCGGGACCCTGCTCGAAATCATCCGCGACGGCACCCGGCATTCCCGTATCAGAAGACTGGCGCTTGAAGCGTTTATCATCTGTCAGCCGAAGGATTGGGAGGATTGGGAGGATTTGAATGATTCGGACGATCTCAAGACGCTGCTGGACGACATTCGTGCCGGGACCGTTTCCGACCCGGAAAAGGAACTGCTCGGGACACTGCTTCTGGAACTCTATCCATGGAAGCTGCCCCCATCCGAGGTCTGGGATTATCTTTCCTGTGCTGCGGTCAGGGAGTCAGACGGCGCGTACTGGCAGTTCTGGCAATTCGCTTTTTCCGATGAGTTCTTACACCCCGGGGGAAGAGGCGACTACTTCCACTTGTATGAATTCGGGTTTCTAAACGACCGACCTGAGGTAGATGAGCTTGAGGTGGAAGAGCTGTTGGACAGTCTTGGGAAGCGGATTACCGGACTGCGAACCGCTTTTGAGGCCTGGTCCCTCAACGATCTTCCGCACAGACTGCTGGCTTGCGGACTTTATATGCACGGAGACCGAGCAGACAGAAAACGTCTTTATGACTGGCTCGCCGTCGGACTGTCCGGCAATGTCAGACACGACGAGTACTGCCTGGGACCGATCAGCCTGATACGCACTTGGCTTGAGCGCCGCCCCGAGACGCAAAAGGCCGTCCTTGAAGAAGGTCTTGAACGATGGCGCGGGTCCGGCGACTTCGCTTCTTACGCGACCGGAATGCAGGAGCGTCTGTATGGCGCGAGCCCTCCGCCGGATTTCGGCGTCTGGTGTCTCGAAAAAGCTCTTGCCTTCGGGAAGAGTGAACCGCAGGTCTCGCGGTTTTTCCTTGAACAGGCTGTTTTTGCGTGCAGGTATCAAAACGGCGACGAAGGGCTGTCCGTGGAAATACTGCGGAAGAAAACCGGATACGATAAGGATTTGTCCGATGAGCTGGAAAAATTGCTTGCGAGACAGGGATTTCCAGGCGAAACGCCGGGACGGAGCGGGACTCGGAACTACCGGGAAAAAGAGGAAGACAGAGACCGGAAATGGATTGAACAAGTGCACGCAAGCAAGGAGGTTCTGCGCGGAAACCACGCCCGCCCGTGGCTGCTTCGCGAAATCGCCGGGATCTACTTCGGAGACTTCTACTCCTGGCGCGATTACTACGGGCCGGAAAACATAAGGAAATCCCTTCCCGGACACCCCGACCTTGCGGATGCCGCGCTTTCGGGACTGCGTGGCACGGTTGACCGGGAAGACGTTCCGGATGCCGACGAGATTTTCCGAATGCTGGACGAGGGCGAGGTTTACTCTATAGGACTGCCTTTCCTTGCGGGTCTTGCGGAGGCGGACAGAACGGTGCCGCTTGATGTCTCGCAATGGAGCGAGGCGCGCATTCGCAAATCCCTCCTTTTTTATTACATCTCCGGCCCGCGTAACTACAAACCCGGATGGTATCTGCGACTTCTTGAGGCCCATCCCGGGATCGCGGGGGATACGCAGACGCGGTTTGCCCTTTCGGGGTTTCGAAGCGGCAGGGAGGATATTCCCAAGCTTCTTCAGCTTGCCTCAGAGAGGAGCCACGCCCAGATTGCCCGCATTGCGAGTCTGGGGCTGCTGCGTTCCTTTCCTTCCCAGTGCGGACTGAAACATCTGCGGAACCTTGACTACCTGCTCTGGGCGGCGCTCAGGCATGTTGACAGGGGAGAGCTCGCAAAGCTTGTCGTCAGGAAACTCGATCTTAAAAGCCTTAACGTTGCCCAGCGCATCCGCTGGCTCGCGACGGGCCTGATTGTTCGCCCCGGCGAATATAAAGACCGGTTAGAGGAGTTTGTGCGGGGCCGTGAAATCAGGGTTCGGCATCTGGCAGACTTTCTGGTCTTTGGAGATAGGTTATTCCTGCAGGCAGAACTTGGACTTCCTGAACTTTACCGGAGGAGGCACGAATACGGCCGCCCCTTATACCTACAGACACAACTTGGAGTGCCCGAACTGGAGATGTTGATCCGCCTTATGGGAACATACTTTGAACCCAGGTTAAGTCGGAAACCCGGGACCTTTACGCCTGAGGATCGGTTTTCCTGCCTTGTTTATGATTTTATAGAATCTCTTTCTATTGACGACAAAGATGAAGATGCGGACAAGGCACTCGAGAGGCTTTACGCCGACCCAGGGCTGAGACGCTGTCATTCCGTGCTGGCCAAAATGCTGGATGCTTGGCGTGCAGATCGAAACGACCATGACTACAGCCATCCTGACATCGCGCGGGTCTGCCGGACGTTTAGCAACCAGACCCCGGCCAATGCCGCGGACCTTGCAGCCCTGCTAGTGGACCGGTTGGCTGAAATCTCCGAGAAAATCCGAACGCACAATACGGATGACTGGCGCAAGTACTGGAACGAAGACTCCCATGGACGACCAGATAGTCCCAAACACGAAAATTCCTGTCGCGATATCTTACTTTCGGACCTGCGAGGGCTGCTTCCGGAGGGACTGGACGCCCAGCCCGAAGGCCAGTATGTAAATGACAGGAGAACCGACATACGGGTTTCATACGGGGATTTTCATGTTCCTATAGAGATTAAAAAGAGCGGAAGCGAAAATTTGTTGAGTTCGCTCAGAGAGCAGCTGATTGCTTTGTATACGAAAGATCCGACCACTAGCGGGTACGGTATCTACCTAGTGCTCTGGTTCGGAAAGAAATACACTAAGCCGCTGCCTTCCGGTAGTCGGCCGCGCGATTTTCAGGAACTACAGGAAAGGATTGAGGCCGGTTTGTCTGAAAGTGAATCACTCAGAATATCGGTTTGTGTCATTGATGTAAGCGGGGATGAGTAGGGGGGACACCCTTTTTTAACATAAACAAAGAGAGCATCTATAACGACATACATGGTTTTATCAAGCATTATCGTCTCGGGGATTACGAGCCTTTTTCTCCCGAGCGGATGCAACTTGACCGGGATTGAACTCGTTGTTAGAGTGTAAGATTATGGATTATGAAAAACTTTATTCTTCTGGGTCGAAATGCCTGAAAGAAGAGCGGCTTGAAGAAGCTATGAAGTATTATGTTCAGGCTATAGAGCTGGACGCCGACCGCCCCGAAGCGCATTTTGGGAGAGGGGTTGTGAAGTTCGATTCAGGTAGGTACGAAGAAGCTATAGAAGATTTTGACAGAGTTATAAGGCTGAATCCGTCTATTACGGAGGCGTATAACAACAGGGGGATTACGAAATTCAATCTGGGCAGGAACAAAGGGGCGATAGAAGATTTTGACAAGGCCATAGAATTGAATCCCGGATACGCCGGTGCCTACAACAATAAGGGTGTTGCGGAAGCCAAGCTGGGAAAGCTTGAAGAAGCGGTGGCGAATTATAAACAAGCAATAGAATTGCGACCTAGGTTCGTCAGAGCGTACCACAACCGTTCGAGTCTTCAGTTGTAAAACCGCAAAGAGGTGCATCCGCATCTGTGAGCATTCCGTGTCCTTTGTATGTTCTACCCTGTACGCTCGGGAAGCTAACGGTTTTTGGTGAACACCGACAAGCGGTTCATTAAGAAAACGAATTTTTCCAAGGTATCTTCTTCACTGCATTACCGGGTAACGTATCGCATGG
This genomic window from Candidatus Dadabacteria bacterium contains:
- a CDS encoding tetratricopeptide repeat protein yields the protein MDYEKLYSSGSKCLKEERLEEAMKYYVQAIELDADRPEAHFGRGVVKFDSGRYEEAIEDFDRVIRLNPSITEAYNNRGITKFNLGRNKGAIEDFDKAIELNPGYAGAYNNKGVAEAKLGKLEEAVANYKQAIELRPRFVRAYHNRSSLQL